The following proteins are encoded in a genomic region of Cricetulus griseus strain 17A/GY chromosome 7, alternate assembly CriGri-PICRH-1.0, whole genome shotgun sequence:
- the Irf1 gene encoding interferon regulatory factor 1 isoform X2, giving the protein MPITRMRMRPWLEMQINSNQIPGLIWINKEEMIFQIPWKHAAKHGWDINKDACLFRSWAIHTGRYKIGEKEPDPKTWKANFRCAMNSLPDIEEVKDQSRNKGSSAVRVYRMLPPLTKNQRKERKSKSSRDTKSKAKRKLYGDASPDTSDGLSSSTLPDDHSSYTTQSYLGQDLDLEQDLTPALSPCVVSSSLPEWHMQMDIVPDSTNDLYNLQVSPMPSTSEAATDEDEEGKLPEDIVKLFEQSEWQPTNVDGKGYLLNEPGAQPSSVYGEFSCKEEPEIDSPGGDFGMGIQHVFTDLKNMDSIWMDTLLPPTVRLSSIQAIPCGP; this is encoded by the exons atgcctatCACTCGGATGCGAATGAGACCCTGGCTAGAGATGCAGATTAATTCCAATCAAATTCCAGGGCTGATCTGGATTAATAAA GAAGAGATGATCTTCCAGATCCCATGGAAGCATGCTGCCAAGCACGGCTGGGACATCAACAAGGATGCCTGTCTGTTCCGGAGCTGGGCCATTCACACAG GCCGATACAAAATAGGGGAAAAAGAACCAGATCCCAAGACGTGGAAGGCAAATTTCCGTTGTGCCATGAACTCCCTGCCAGACATTGAGGAAGTGAAGGACCAGAGCAGGAACAAGGGCAGCTCGGCTGTACGAGTGTACCGGATGCTGCCACCCCTCACTAAGAACCAGAGGAAAG AGAGAAAATCCAAGTCCAGCCGAGACACTAAGAGCAAGGCCAAGAGGAAG CTATACGGAGATGCTAGTCCTGACACCTCCGATGGACTCAGCAGCTCCACTCTGCCTGATGACCACAGCAGCTATACCACTCAGAGCTACCTGGGTCAGGACTTGGACTTGGAGCAGGACCTTACCCCAG CTCTGTCACCATGTGTTGTCAGCAGCAGTCTCCCTGAGTGGCACATGCAGATGGACATTGTGCCAGACAGTACCAACGATCTGTATAACTTGCAGGTGTCGCCCATGCCCTCCACCTCTGAAG CTGCTACAGATGAGGATGAGGAAGGGAAGTTACCCGAGGACATCGTGAAG CTCTTTGAGCAGTCTGAGTGGCAGCCGACAAACGTGGATGGCAAGGGATACTTGCTCAATGAACCAGGAGCCCAACCCTCTTCTGTCTATGGAGAGTTTAGCTGCAAGGAGGAACCAGAGATTGACAGCCCTGGAG GGGACTTTGGAATGGGCATACAACATGTCTTCACGGATCTGAAGAATATGGACTCCATCTGGATGGACACCTTGCTGCCCCCCACTGTCAGGCTATCCTCTATTCAAGCTATTCCTTGTGGACCATAG
- the Irf1 gene encoding interferon regulatory factor 1 isoform X3, with product MIFQIPWKHAAKHGWDINKDACLFRSWAIHTGRYKIGEKEPDPKTWKANFRCAMNSLPDIEEVKDQSRNKGSSAVRVYRMLPPLTKNQRKERKSKSSRDTKSKAKRKLYGDASPDTSDGLSSSTLPDDHSSYTTQSYLGQDLDLEQDLTPALSPCVVSSSLPEWHMQMDIVPDSTNDLYNLQVSPMPSTSEAATDEDEEGKLPEDIVKLFEQSEWQPTNVDGKGYLLNEPGAQPSSVYGEFSCKEEPEIDSPGGDFGMGIQHVFTDLKNMDSIWMDTLLPPTVRLSSIQAIPCGP from the exons ATGATCTTCCAGATCCCATGGAAGCATGCTGCCAAGCACGGCTGGGACATCAACAAGGATGCCTGTCTGTTCCGGAGCTGGGCCATTCACACAG GCCGATACAAAATAGGGGAAAAAGAACCAGATCCCAAGACGTGGAAGGCAAATTTCCGTTGTGCCATGAACTCCCTGCCAGACATTGAGGAAGTGAAGGACCAGAGCAGGAACAAGGGCAGCTCGGCTGTACGAGTGTACCGGATGCTGCCACCCCTCACTAAGAACCAGAGGAAAG AGAGAAAATCCAAGTCCAGCCGAGACACTAAGAGCAAGGCCAAGAGGAAG CTATACGGAGATGCTAGTCCTGACACCTCCGATGGACTCAGCAGCTCCACTCTGCCTGATGACCACAGCAGCTATACCACTCAGAGCTACCTGGGTCAGGACTTGGACTTGGAGCAGGACCTTACCCCAG CTCTGTCACCATGTGTTGTCAGCAGCAGTCTCCCTGAGTGGCACATGCAGATGGACATTGTGCCAGACAGTACCAACGATCTGTATAACTTGCAGGTGTCGCCCATGCCCTCCACCTCTGAAG CTGCTACAGATGAGGATGAGGAAGGGAAGTTACCCGAGGACATCGTGAAG CTCTTTGAGCAGTCTGAGTGGCAGCCGACAAACGTGGATGGCAAGGGATACTTGCTCAATGAACCAGGAGCCCAACCCTCTTCTGTCTATGGAGAGTTTAGCTGCAAGGAGGAACCAGAGATTGACAGCCCTGGAG GGGACTTTGGAATGGGCATACAACATGTCTTCACGGATCTGAAGAATATGGACTCCATCTGGATGGACACCTTGCTGCCCCCCACTGTCAGGCTATCCTCTATTCAAGCTATTCCTTGTGGACCATAG